One window of the Candidatus Bathyarchaeia archaeon genome contains the following:
- the trxA gene encoding thioredoxin, translated as MSEENDELERIRKRKIEDLMRRTFRRQGVADEPIEVTDLNFREIVEGNHLVVVDFWAPWCAPCRMMAPIIDELAKEYSGKILFGKLNVDENPEKPAEYGVMSIPTFLVFKDGVLVDRFVGAMPKKVLEQKLVKHLES; from the coding sequence ATGAGTGAAGAGAATGATGAGCTGGAAAGAATACGCAAAAGAAAAATTGAAGATTTAATGAGGAGAACCTTTAGAAGACAGGGTGTTGCAGATGAGCCTATAGAGGTAACCGATTTAAATTTCAGGGAAATCGTAGAGGGAAATCATCTAGTTGTGGTTGATTTTTGGGCTCCTTGGTGCGCGCCATGCAGGATGATGGCGCCGATAATAGATGAGTTGGCTAAAGAGTATTCTGGCAAAATCCTCTTCGGAAAATTAAACGTTGACGAAAACCCAGAGAAGCCGGCGGAGTATGGGGTAATGAGTATACCAACGTTCCTAGTTTTCAAGGATGGTGTTCTCGTGGATAGGTTTGTTGGCGCTATGCCGAAAAAGGTTCTAGAGCAAAAATTAGTTAAGCACCTTGAATCTTAA